In a genomic window of Chrysemys picta bellii isolate R12L10 chromosome 1, ASM1138683v2, whole genome shotgun sequence:
- the TMEM140 gene encoding transmembrane protein 140, translating into MGLLKQRTGACQLYWSMLLLAAGSFFLLLYALMWEAGNIINLPHKRIGFYNFCLWNQTSGELQCLEFKDLMDMGVDQFELVLARVCVYTVQVLCSFSPFLIMQAQYANTREAWEVTLVVLGLSAALLAGGLGLFLFQAWVCIQLSELSGGFMALAGAQALLLLQLFAAAMYLTCFKEVLEKGNPSPEEQPPAFQV; encoded by the coding sequence ATGGGTCTGTTGAAGCAGAGAACTGGGGCGTGCCAGCTCTATTGGAGCATGCTCCTCCTGGCTGCAGGgtcctttttcttgttgctctATGCCCTGATGTGGGAAGCTGGGAACATCATCAACCTTCCCCACAAAAGAATCGGCTTCTACAACTTCTGCCTGTGGAACCAGACGTCTGGAGAGCTGCAGTGCCTAGAATTCAAGGACCTGATGGACATGGGGGTTGACCAATTTGAGCTAGTGCTGGCAAGGGTCTGTGTATATACTGTCCAGGTCCTCTGTAGCTTCTCCCCCTTTTTAATCATGCAGGCCCAATATGCGAACACCAGAGAGGCCTGGGAAGTGACGCTTGTGGTGCTGGGCCTCTCAGCTGCTCTTCTGGCTGGTGGCCTGGGCTTGTTTCTGTTCCAGGCCTGGGTTTGCATTCAACTCTCTGAACTCAGTGGGGGTTTCATGGCACTAGCTGGGGctcaggccctgctgctgctccagcttttTGCTGCTGCAATGTACCTCACGTGCTTCAAGGAGGTTCTTGAAAAGGGCAACCCTTCCCCTgaggagcagcccccagccttccaggtctga